One window from the genome of Anopheles coluzzii chromosome X, AcolN3, whole genome shotgun sequence encodes:
- the LOC120955001 gene encoding leucine-rich repeat flightless-interacting protein 2 isoform X1, whose product MLLDWRGACASRSHTVQSIRAPTPPPSTGPGGIHRGVPAPTATPPPPAHTTSTFIFCISSFLGLLDQQEQQQKRTTNSSNTSNTTPHTTGSTAGGGRMESPSAGGRRRGNSRINAEDQALDQIAKEGSSIRSDSYHDSSSLQDPDDGGAAIIQQQQQQQQYQHGGYEPHRQYHRLSVSHTGDEFSSEEDEAFVELLERASDIAEARLAARRQARAEAREIRMRELERQQKELEQTADRVFDLQQQSIGLSEPATALVATTPRSSRILAQNAVTRGSALSSRRNSEDSLEEEARSLRDLRHELKEVEERFRKAMIANAQLDNERSSLNYQIQLLKDKLEEVEESHSQLQREYREKCRDREALKRNNDKLSEELKLVQGQLQERDALIEQHGLVIVTVENEDGTDAHRALVTADNAQLLKSVPGSLDVRLKKFAAEKQELQTELQSLQQQLNDIKSKGRRYTSMNGSLVDDDYEDAQREANKLITEYKYKLQKAEQEIANLQASLARSETQVIRYKSTAEAAEKAESDLKIERRKLQRENREAMDRLEELETSNNHLLKRLDKLKNVKSNILKDI is encoded by the exons ATGTTACTGGACTGGCGGGGTGCGTGCGCCAGTCGTTCCCACACCGTGCAGAGTATTCgtgcaccaacaccaccaccatcaaccgGCCCCGGTGGCATACACCGCGGCGTACCAGCGCCAACAGcaacaccgccaccaccagcgcACACGACTTCAACATTTATCTTTTGCATTTCGTCATTTCTTGGCCTACTCGATCAGCAGGAGCAACAACAGAAACGCACCACCAACAGTAGTAACACGAGTAACACGACGCCACACACCACCGGTAGTACAGCAGGCGGCGGCAGGATGGAGAGCCCGAGTGCCGGCGGCAGGCGTCGCGGCAATTCGCGCATCAATGCCGAAGATCAGGCGCTCGATCAGATCGCAAAGGAG GGCAGCAGCATCCGGAGCGACAGCTACCACGATTCGTCCTCGCTGCAGGACCCGGACGATGGGGGGGCGGCGatcatccagcagcagcagcagcagcagcagtaccagcaCGGCGGCTACGAACCGCACCGGCAGTACCATCGGCTGTCCGTGTCGCACACCGGCGACGAGTTCAGCTCCGAGGAGGATGAAGCGTTCGTCGAGCTGCTCGAGCGGGCCAGCGACATT GCCGAGGCACGATTAGCGGCACGGCGCCAGGCCCGTGCGGAGGCCCGCGAGATACGCATGCGCGAGCTGGAGCGGCAGCAGAAGGAGCTGGAGCAGACGGCGGACCGGGTGTTCGatctgcagcagcagtcgaTCGGGCTGTCCGAGCCGGCGACCGCGCTGGTCGCGACGACGCCCCGGTCGAGCCGCATCCTGGCGCAGAATGCGGTGACGCGCGGCAGCGCCCTGTCGTCGCGCCGGAACAGCGAGGACTCGCTGGAGGAGGAAGCCCGCAGCCTTCGCGACCTACGGCACGAGCTGAAG GAAGTGGAGGAGCGCTTCCGGAAGGCGATGATTGCGAACGCCCAGCTCGACAACGAGCGGTCCTCGCTCAACTACCAGATACAGCTGCTGAAGGACAAGctggaggaggtggaggagtCCCACTCGCAGCTGCAGCGCGAGTACCGGGAGAAGTGCCGCGACCGGGAGGCGCTCAAGCGCAACAACGACAAGCTGAGCGAGGAGCTGAAGCTCGTCCAGGGCCAGCTGCAGGAGCGGGACGCACTGATCGAGCAGCACGGGCTGGTCATAGTCACGGTGGAGAACGAGGACGGTACCGATGCGCACCGCGCCCTAGTCACAGCGGATAACGCGCAGCTGCTCAAATCCGTGCCCGGTTCCCTTG aCGTAAGACTGAAAAAGTTTGCGGCCGAAAAGCAGGAGCTGCAGACGGAGCTGCAgtcgctgcagcagcagctgaacgATATTAAGAGCAAGGGCCGGCGGTACACCTCCATGAACGGTTCGCTCGTCGATGACGATTACGAGGATGCGCAGC GCGAAGCCAACAAGCTGATCACCGAGTATAAATACAAGCTGCAGAAGGCGGAGCAGGAGATCGCGAACCTGCAGGCCAGCCTGGCCCGCTCGGAAACGCAGGTGATCCGGTACAAGAGCACGGCCGAGGCGGCCGAGAAGGCCGAGAGCGATCTGAAGATCGAGCGAAGAAAGCTGCAGCGCGAG
- the LOC120955001 gene encoding leucine-rich repeat flightless-interacting protein 2 isoform X4, which translates to MVQLKPQQTSLASKLVVQHHQCGPSLSDCLELEAAGQPKGLAIKGTWRYAEARLAARRQARAEAREIRMRELERQQKELEQTADRVFDLQQQSIGLSEPATALVATTPRSSRILAQNAVTRGSALSSRRNSEDSLEEEARSLRDLRHELKEVEERFRKAMIANAQLDNERSSLNYQIQLLKDKLEEVEESHSQLQREYREKCRDREALKRNNDKLSEELKLVQGQLQERDALIEQHGLVIVTVENEDGTDAHRALVTADNAQLLKSVPGSLDVRLKKFAAEKQELQTELQSLQQQLNDIKSKGRRYTSMNGSLVDDDYEDAQREANKLITEYKYKLQKAEQEIANLQASLARSETQVIRYKSTAEAAEKAESDLKIERRKLQRENREAMDRLEELETSNNHLLKRLDKLKNVKSNILKDI; encoded by the exons atggttcaGCTAAAGCCGCAGCAAACGTCGCTCGCCAgcaagctggtggtgcagcaTCACCAGTGCGGACCGTCGCTGAGCGACTGTCTCGAGCTGGAGGCTGCCGGTCAGCCGAAAGGATTAGCCATCAAGGGAACCTGGCGCTAC GCCGAGGCACGATTAGCGGCACGGCGCCAGGCCCGTGCGGAGGCCCGCGAGATACGCATGCGCGAGCTGGAGCGGCAGCAGAAGGAGCTGGAGCAGACGGCGGACCGGGTGTTCGatctgcagcagcagtcgaTCGGGCTGTCCGAGCCGGCGACCGCGCTGGTCGCGACGACGCCCCGGTCGAGCCGCATCCTGGCGCAGAATGCGGTGACGCGCGGCAGCGCCCTGTCGTCGCGCCGGAACAGCGAGGACTCGCTGGAGGAGGAAGCCCGCAGCCTTCGCGACCTACGGCACGAGCTGAAG GAAGTGGAGGAGCGCTTCCGGAAGGCGATGATTGCGAACGCCCAGCTCGACAACGAGCGGTCCTCGCTCAACTACCAGATACAGCTGCTGAAGGACAAGctggaggaggtggaggagtCCCACTCGCAGCTGCAGCGCGAGTACCGGGAGAAGTGCCGCGACCGGGAGGCGCTCAAGCGCAACAACGACAAGCTGAGCGAGGAGCTGAAGCTCGTCCAGGGCCAGCTGCAGGAGCGGGACGCACTGATCGAGCAGCACGGGCTGGTCATAGTCACGGTGGAGAACGAGGACGGTACCGATGCGCACCGCGCCCTAGTCACAGCGGATAACGCGCAGCTGCTCAAATCCGTGCCCGGTTCCCTTG aCGTAAGACTGAAAAAGTTTGCGGCCGAAAAGCAGGAGCTGCAGACGGAGCTGCAgtcgctgcagcagcagctgaacgATATTAAGAGCAAGGGCCGGCGGTACACCTCCATGAACGGTTCGCTCGTCGATGACGATTACGAGGATGCGCAGC GCGAAGCCAACAAGCTGATCACCGAGTATAAATACAAGCTGCAGAAGGCGGAGCAGGAGATCGCGAACCTGCAGGCCAGCCTGGCCCGCTCGGAAACGCAGGTGATCCGGTACAAGAGCACGGCCGAGGCGGCCGAGAAGGCCGAGAGCGATCTGAAGATCGAGCGAAGAAAGCTGCAGCGCGAG
- the LOC120955001 gene encoding leucine-rich repeat flightless-interacting protein 2 isoform X2, with the protein MGHRRKRNNEQQQKRTTNSSNTSNTTPHTTGSTAGGGRMESPSAGGRRRGNSRINAEDQALDQIAKEGSSIRSDSYHDSSSLQDPDDGGAAIIQQQQQQQQYQHGGYEPHRQYHRLSVSHTGDEFSSEEDEAFVELLERASDIAEARLAARRQARAEAREIRMRELERQQKELEQTADRVFDLQQQSIGLSEPATALVATTPRSSRILAQNAVTRGSALSSRRNSEDSLEEEARSLRDLRHELKEVEERFRKAMIANAQLDNERSSLNYQIQLLKDKLEEVEESHSQLQREYREKCRDREALKRNNDKLSEELKLVQGQLQERDALIEQHGLVIVTVENEDGTDAHRALVTADNAQLLKSVPGSLDVRLKKFAAEKQELQTELQSLQQQLNDIKSKGRRYTSMNGSLVDDDYEDAQREANKLITEYKYKLQKAEQEIANLQASLARSETQVIRYKSTAEAAEKAESDLKIERRKLQRENREAMDRLEELETSNNHLLKRLDKLKNVKSNILKDI; encoded by the exons ATGGGTCATCGAAGAAAGCGTAATAAT GAGCAACAACAGAAACGCACCACCAACAGTAGTAACACGAGTAACACGACGCCACACACCACCGGTAGTACAGCAGGCGGCGGCAGGATGGAGAGCCCGAGTGCCGGCGGCAGGCGTCGCGGCAATTCGCGCATCAATGCCGAAGATCAGGCGCTCGATCAGATCGCAAAGGAG GGCAGCAGCATCCGGAGCGACAGCTACCACGATTCGTCCTCGCTGCAGGACCCGGACGATGGGGGGGCGGCGatcatccagcagcagcagcagcagcagcagtaccagcaCGGCGGCTACGAACCGCACCGGCAGTACCATCGGCTGTCCGTGTCGCACACCGGCGACGAGTTCAGCTCCGAGGAGGATGAAGCGTTCGTCGAGCTGCTCGAGCGGGCCAGCGACATT GCCGAGGCACGATTAGCGGCACGGCGCCAGGCCCGTGCGGAGGCCCGCGAGATACGCATGCGCGAGCTGGAGCGGCAGCAGAAGGAGCTGGAGCAGACGGCGGACCGGGTGTTCGatctgcagcagcagtcgaTCGGGCTGTCCGAGCCGGCGACCGCGCTGGTCGCGACGACGCCCCGGTCGAGCCGCATCCTGGCGCAGAATGCGGTGACGCGCGGCAGCGCCCTGTCGTCGCGCCGGAACAGCGAGGACTCGCTGGAGGAGGAAGCCCGCAGCCTTCGCGACCTACGGCACGAGCTGAAG GAAGTGGAGGAGCGCTTCCGGAAGGCGATGATTGCGAACGCCCAGCTCGACAACGAGCGGTCCTCGCTCAACTACCAGATACAGCTGCTGAAGGACAAGctggaggaggtggaggagtCCCACTCGCAGCTGCAGCGCGAGTACCGGGAGAAGTGCCGCGACCGGGAGGCGCTCAAGCGCAACAACGACAAGCTGAGCGAGGAGCTGAAGCTCGTCCAGGGCCAGCTGCAGGAGCGGGACGCACTGATCGAGCAGCACGGGCTGGTCATAGTCACGGTGGAGAACGAGGACGGTACCGATGCGCACCGCGCCCTAGTCACAGCGGATAACGCGCAGCTGCTCAAATCCGTGCCCGGTTCCCTTG aCGTAAGACTGAAAAAGTTTGCGGCCGAAAAGCAGGAGCTGCAGACGGAGCTGCAgtcgctgcagcagcagctgaacgATATTAAGAGCAAGGGCCGGCGGTACACCTCCATGAACGGTTCGCTCGTCGATGACGATTACGAGGATGCGCAGC GCGAAGCCAACAAGCTGATCACCGAGTATAAATACAAGCTGCAGAAGGCGGAGCAGGAGATCGCGAACCTGCAGGCCAGCCTGGCCCGCTCGGAAACGCAGGTGATCCGGTACAAGAGCACGGCCGAGGCGGCCGAGAAGGCCGAGAGCGATCTGAAGATCGAGCGAAGAAAGCTGCAGCGCGAG
- the LOC120955001 gene encoding leucine-rich repeat flightless-interacting protein 2 isoform X3, which yields MLLDWRGACASRSHTVQSIRAPTPPPSTGPGGIHRGVPAPTATPPPPAHTTSTFIFCISSFLGLLDQQEQQQKRTTNSSNTSNTTPHTTGSTAGGGRMESPSAGGRRRGNSRINAEDQALDQIAKEAEARLAARRQARAEAREIRMRELERQQKELEQTADRVFDLQQQSIGLSEPATALVATTPRSSRILAQNAVTRGSALSSRRNSEDSLEEEARSLRDLRHELKEVEERFRKAMIANAQLDNERSSLNYQIQLLKDKLEEVEESHSQLQREYREKCRDREALKRNNDKLSEELKLVQGQLQERDALIEQHGLVIVTVENEDGTDAHRALVTADNAQLLKSVPGSLDVRLKKFAAEKQELQTELQSLQQQLNDIKSKGRRYTSMNGSLVDDDYEDAQREANKLITEYKYKLQKAEQEIANLQASLARSETQVIRYKSTAEAAEKAESDLKIERRKLQRENREAMDRLEELETSNNHLLKRLDKLKNVKSNILKDI from the exons ATGTTACTGGACTGGCGGGGTGCGTGCGCCAGTCGTTCCCACACCGTGCAGAGTATTCgtgcaccaacaccaccaccatcaaccgGCCCCGGTGGCATACACCGCGGCGTACCAGCGCCAACAGcaacaccgccaccaccagcgcACACGACTTCAACATTTATCTTTTGCATTTCGTCATTTCTTGGCCTACTCGATCAGCAGGAGCAACAACAGAAACGCACCACCAACAGTAGTAACACGAGTAACACGACGCCACACACCACCGGTAGTACAGCAGGCGGCGGCAGGATGGAGAGCCCGAGTGCCGGCGGCAGGCGTCGCGGCAATTCGCGCATCAATGCCGAAGATCAGGCGCTCGATCAGATCGCAAAGGAG GCCGAGGCACGATTAGCGGCACGGCGCCAGGCCCGTGCGGAGGCCCGCGAGATACGCATGCGCGAGCTGGAGCGGCAGCAGAAGGAGCTGGAGCAGACGGCGGACCGGGTGTTCGatctgcagcagcagtcgaTCGGGCTGTCCGAGCCGGCGACCGCGCTGGTCGCGACGACGCCCCGGTCGAGCCGCATCCTGGCGCAGAATGCGGTGACGCGCGGCAGCGCCCTGTCGTCGCGCCGGAACAGCGAGGACTCGCTGGAGGAGGAAGCCCGCAGCCTTCGCGACCTACGGCACGAGCTGAAG GAAGTGGAGGAGCGCTTCCGGAAGGCGATGATTGCGAACGCCCAGCTCGACAACGAGCGGTCCTCGCTCAACTACCAGATACAGCTGCTGAAGGACAAGctggaggaggtggaggagtCCCACTCGCAGCTGCAGCGCGAGTACCGGGAGAAGTGCCGCGACCGGGAGGCGCTCAAGCGCAACAACGACAAGCTGAGCGAGGAGCTGAAGCTCGTCCAGGGCCAGCTGCAGGAGCGGGACGCACTGATCGAGCAGCACGGGCTGGTCATAGTCACGGTGGAGAACGAGGACGGTACCGATGCGCACCGCGCCCTAGTCACAGCGGATAACGCGCAGCTGCTCAAATCCGTGCCCGGTTCCCTTG aCGTAAGACTGAAAAAGTTTGCGGCCGAAAAGCAGGAGCTGCAGACGGAGCTGCAgtcgctgcagcagcagctgaacgATATTAAGAGCAAGGGCCGGCGGTACACCTCCATGAACGGTTCGCTCGTCGATGACGATTACGAGGATGCGCAGC GCGAAGCCAACAAGCTGATCACCGAGTATAAATACAAGCTGCAGAAGGCGGAGCAGGAGATCGCGAACCTGCAGGCCAGCCTGGCCCGCTCGGAAACGCAGGTGATCCGGTACAAGAGCACGGCCGAGGCGGCCGAGAAGGCCGAGAGCGATCTGAAGATCGAGCGAAGAAAGCTGCAGCGCGAG
- the LOC120952154 gene encoding glutamate receptor-interacting protein 1 has protein sequence MKLWKSKKGVAASSGTTTSCVSSSTGTLKGGGGGGGGGMLSKTCKFSNGGNGGSSSNQSSNGSSSSSSNSSSSNGHSSSVLDDSSAETSFINHHQGTNGTLPQDGAQPGSGVVSAMVQHSTGNIFSASDRAMSPAQSEDSGLAADRGTTYATISIPRDSGQIGIVLAERNDLSFPPMVESISGPVADLLAPGDRIHQVDGVSTIGLSNQQIFSILCHGEGPAVIEIEYSFPEYISQNSLCVTTKIAQITVERENGCLGLTLRGGGEYPLVVTNVRMNGPVFKTGQIKPGDRVLRVDNVSLLNKSLSEAQHILKDVHASGYTNLMIEYDVSVMQTVELSMGPLLLEIERPMNEKLGLILSNYSSAVNLNDIYHSSYKLNEVQPDGIFIASILPASIADRCGALTVGDQILSIDESVVDNGVCTLEEATALLDANCVKGYTQLHILPAHMFVRRRGISCSSPRYGFNTVDSRKNLASGGNSKHARRLLRKSSLPQTAEDGLLQSSGGLCRAEKIHLILDCSAGSGICLGPKTACGRGFLIAQILPDSVAERSGCLQKGDRLIAINKLRDLDVNAARQLLGDYGPVTVANHYHNQAPTSHWVELEVEFDMADAVVPASGVFNIKLRKQSRCGLGITVNGNAHGSFLISEVKPGSAAHRTGSLRAGDLLMAVDNRPLQHYNLDLLLKESKNECITLTVKRNSLPDFLYDAQQKPAGLYGSAEESGAFTYGNRYTDGTMLKMNSSTESYAIEDQLRRPVWSSTPSYDGAPMGTGQGTGTLKAPTQPGGSAEHLPLPPAHLLTMDSEPADDRYDDILHYKMVSMNISNSNYVGFGANGSSPDTGLTYGNEQPPPPPPPLQAAPPPEELRQRVFTVRLEPNGGPLGITLAASEDLQKPIKISAVTEGGVAHTVGQLQVGDCLLAINGESVSGVPLTTATKLLQKFENVVDLQIARVEPVPAGGGVDGGSASAVYAKVQRRPRSPSINDAASNSSYGAAQTGPPGGGTIRTMHVTLFKDRVYDDYGFSVSDGLYERGVYINRIRSGGPADLAGLLRPFDRIVQVNGTKTQDFDCCLTVPLIAAAGDKIELVIQRTLAE, from the exons ATGAAGCTGTGGAAATCGAAGAAGGGAGTTGCCGCGTCCTCCGGAACGACGACGAGCTGCGTATCGAGCTCGACCGGTACGCTCAAggggggcggcggcggcggcggtggcggtatGCTCTCGAAGACGTGCAAGTTTAGTAATGGCGGcaacggcggcagcagcagcaatcaaagcagcaacggcagcagcagcagcagcagcaacagcagcagcagcaacggccaCAGTAGCAGCGTGCTCGATGACAGCAGTGCCGAAACATCCTTCATCAACCACCACCAGGGCACCAACGGCACGCTGCCGCAGGACGGGGCCCAGCCCGGGAGCGGTGTCGTTTCCGCCATGGTTCAGCACTCAACCGGAAACATTTTTTCGG CGAGCGATCGTGCCATGAGTCCAGCACAATCGGAAGACTCCGGGCTGGCGGCGGATCGGGGCACCACGTACGCCACTATCTCGATACCGCGCGACAGCGGCCAGATCGGCATAGTGTTGGCAG AGCGCAACGATCTTTCCTTTCCGCCGATGGTGGAGTCGATCAGTGGTCCAGTGGCGGATCTGCTAGCACCGGGCGACCGCATCCACCAGGTCGATGGCGTGTCCACGATCGGGCTGTCGAACCAGCAGATCTTCAGCATCCTGTGTCACGGCGAGGGACCGGCCGTCATCGAGATCGAATACTCCTTCCCGGAGTACA TTTCACAGAACAGTCTCTGCGTGACGACCAAAATCGCCCAGATCACGGTGGAGCGGGAAAACGGCTGCCTGGGGCTGACGCTGCGGGGCGGCGGCGAGTACCCGCTGGTTGTCACGAACGTGCGCATGAATGGTCCCGTCTTTAAGACGGGCCAGATCAAGCCGGGCGATCGGGTATTGCGCGTTGACAAT GTTTCACTTCTTAACAAGAGCCTCTCGGAGGCACAACACATTCTGAAGGATGTGCACGCGTCCGGCTACACGAACCTGATGATCGAGTACGACGTCTCGGTGATGCAGACGGTCGAGCTGAGCATGGGCCCGCTGCTGCTCGAGATCGAGCGGCCGATGAACGAGAAGCTCGGCCTGATACTGAGCAACTACTCCAGCGCGGTCAACCTGAACGACATCTACCACAGCAGCTACAAGCTGAACGAGGTGCAGCCGGACGGCATCTTCATCGCTAGCATACTGCCCGCCAGCATCGCCGACAG ATGTGGAGCGCTCACCGTCGGCGATCAGATCCTGTCGATAGACGAGAGTGTGGTCGACAATGGAGTGTGCACCCTGGAGGAGGCTACCGCACTGCTGGATGCAAACTGCGTGAAAGGCTACACGCAGCTGCACATACTTCCTGCCCATATGTTCGTTCGGCGTCGAG GTATCTCATGCTCCAGCCCCCGGTACGGCTTCAACACGGTTGACTCGCGCAAGAACCTCGCCAGCGGCGGCAATAGCAAGCACGCGCGGCGACTCCTGCGCAAGAGCTCGCTGCCCCAGACCGCCGAGGACGGGCTGCTCCAGTCCAGTGGGGGACTCTGCCGGGCGGAAAAGATCCATCTCATCCTCGACTGTTCGGCCGGGTCTGGCATCTGTCTGGGGCCAAAGACGGCCTGCGGTCGCGGCTTCCTGATCGCCCAGATCCTGCCCGACTCAGTCGCGGAACGGTCCGGCTGCCTGCAGAAGGGCGATCGGTTGATCGCGATCAACAAGCTGCGCGATCTGGACGTGAACGCGGCCCGCCAGTTGCTCGGCGACTACGGGCCGGTGACGGTCGCGAACCACTACCACAACCAGGCGCCGACGTCGCACTGGGTCGAGCTGGAGGTGGAGTTCGACATGGCGGACGCGGTCGTGCCGGCGAGCGGCGTCTTCAACATCAAGCTGCGCAAGCAGAGCCGGTGCGGGCTGGGCATCACGGTGAATGGGAACGCGCACGGTTCGTTCCTGATCTCAGAGGTGAAGCCGGGCAGTGCGGCCCACCGGACGGGCTCGCTGCGGGCCGGCGACCTGCTGATGGCGGTGGACAACCGGCCCCTGCAGCACTACAACCTGGACCTGCTGCTGAAGGAGAGCAAGAACGAGTGCATCACGCTGACGGTGAAGCGGAACTCGCTGCCCGACTTTCTGTACGACGCGCAGCAGAAGCCGGCCGGGCTTTACGGGAGCGCCGAGGAGAGCGGAGCGTTCACCTACGGCAATCG ataCACCGACGGGACGATGCTGAAGATGAACAGCAGCACAGAGTCATATGCCATCGAGGATCAGCTCCGGCGTCCTGTCTGGTCCAGCACACCTTCCTACGACGGTGCACCGATGGGCACTGGTCAAGGCACTGGCACCCTGAAAGCGCCCACCCAGCCGGGCGGCAGTGCCGAACACCTGCCCCTACCTCCGGCCCATCTGTTGACCATGGACAGTGAGCCGGCCGACGATCGGTACGACGACATACTCCACTACAAGATGGTGTCGATGAACATTAGCAACAGCAACTACGTCGGGTTTGGCGCTAACGGCTCGTCCCCCGACACTGGGCTGACCTATGGCAACGAgcagccgccaccaccgccacccccGCTACAGGCAGCCCCGCCGCCGGAGGAGCTGCGGCAGCGTGTGTTCACCGTGCGGCTGGAGCCTAATGGGGGTCCGCTCGGTATAACGTTGGCCGCCAGCGAGGACCTGCAGAAGCCCATCAAGATCAGCGCCGTTACGGAGGGCGGTGTAGCGCACACGGTCGGTCAGTTGCAGGTCGGCGACTGTCTGCTCGCCATCAACGGCGAAAGCGTTAGCGGTGTGCCGCTCACGACCGCGACCAAGCTGCTGCAGAAGTTTGAAAACGTCGTCGACCTGCAGATTGCCCGCGTTGAGCCGGTTccggccggtggtggtgttgatggTGGGTCCGCGTCGGCGGTCTACGCGAAGGTACAGCGGCGACCGCGCAGCCCCTCGATCAATGATGCCGCTTCGAACAGCTCGTACGGTGCGGCACAGACGGGGCCCCCTGGGGGCGGTACCATCCGGACGATGCACGTGACGCTGTTCAAGGACCGGGTGTACGACGATTACGGGTTTTCCGTGTCGGACGGGCTGTACGAGCGAGGGGTCTACATCAACCGCATACGGTCGGGCGGTCCGGCCGATCTAGCCGGGCTGCTGCGACCCTTCGATCGGATCGTACAG GTTAATGGGACGAAGACGCAGGACTTTGACTGTTGCCTCACCGTGCCGCTGATAGCGGCGGCAGGCGACAAGATAGAGCTGGTTATACAGCGAACACTCGCGGAGTAG